DNA from Corynebacterium aurimucosum ATCC 700975:
CGGGTTTCGGGATGAGGGCTTCCTGCGCCGGAACCTGCATATCGACGGTGCGTGGAGGGATCACCACTTCTTGGCACTGAACCGTGAGGATTTTGCGTCCGGGGCGGTCGAGCGCTTGCGCGCGACGGGCCGCCTCAGCGGTGCTTAGCCAATGCTGAACCGGTCGATATTTTGGTCAACTACCTCTGCTTTCACTTAAGTAACAACCTTGTAATTTATGGGCTCGTTGATGCCCACAGGCCAGGGCTGGGCGGCTAGAGTAGGGGCCTAGTTATATTCCCTTTTTCGTCGACCCCTGAAAGTGGGACACAGCCGCATGATGACTGCCGTGCCGATCATTCTCGTAATCGTGTTGTGGCTCTTCATCCTCGCCCCGTTGCTTTTGCGTTCGCAACGCCCGATGAGCCATACAGGTGAGGCCTTTGAAGAGACCCGCGTGCTCTTCGAAGGCGATTCCGGCTCCGTGCCGGGCCGTCGCAAGCCGCGCTTGGGTAAGGAAGATATCCGCATGAGTTCCCAGGCAGAGGCGCAGGCTGGTGCTGAGGAGGCAGACTACGAGCTGGTCGAGGCCGAAGGAGTCAGCGAGGATTCACAATCCGGCCCTGTTGAGACCGCTGCGACTGATGCTGCCGAGCAGCCAGATGTCGCCGACACTATTGACGGCGAAGTTGTTGAGGCTGAAGATGCGGAAGAGGATTTCGAGCTAGCAGCGGAACCTGAGCATGATGCCAACAAAGAGCACGACCTCGATAATGACATCGAGAGCGTTGAATCGAACGCTGCCGAGGTTTTCACGGTTCCAGCCAACGCTAGTGTCGCAGAGGATGCCTACGGCTTGGATGACGCCTATACCTCTCCGGTCGATTTGATGTACCCGGGAGCTATTGACTCTCTGGGCCAGACGCCGGAGGACTTTAACGCCGAGGAAACAGACGGCGCTGATGATGCTCCGGAGCCGGAAGAGACCACAGCGGTTGACGGCGAGAGCATTGATG
Protein-coding regions in this window:
- the glpR gene encoding gephyrin-like molybdotransferase receptor GlpR, whose product is MMTAVPIILVIVLWLFILAPLLLRSQRPMSHTGEAFEETRVLFEGDSGSVPGRRKPRLGKEDIRMSSQAEAQAGAEEADYELVEAEGVSEDSQSGPVETAATDAAEQPDVADTIDGEVVEAEDAEEDFELAAEPEHDANKEHDLDNDIESVESNAAEVFTVPANASVAEDAYGLDDAYTSPVDLMYPGAIDSLGQTPEDFNAEETDGADDAPEPEETTAVDGESIDVAETNSADAETNGSDTELSAEELAFAQRRLGRGGWDPVKEKEASATRYQRRQRTLIGLAVAVVATVCLGIVVGGWTWWLAGIAGVVTTVYLVALRAQVRREQELLRRRVYHLRRARLGVRNAENPAESLPPNLRRPGALILEIDDESPDFDYLPVYSEDDSDGGFDGPHPSPRQRRDDLAARRVG